The following DNA comes from Solanum stenotomum isolate F172 chromosome 11, ASM1918654v1, whole genome shotgun sequence.
aaaaaggagaaaaataaaaggagttACATACATTTTGTCTGCTTACCTGTCAATGGAGgataaaagaaatgagaaagagaaaaattagagggccaaaaaagtaaaaaaataaaaactacttttaatttctttttcgctTACCTGTCAAAACTTTTTAATTGgtgtctttttctctttttcatttttttcatttccttctttttccttacttacttttttgtttatttattttacattttctaatttcttaataataaaaatgagaaaatccaaaaagtacaaaaaaaaagaagaagaagtaaagGGTAGATTatctaaataaaagtaaaaaaataaaaactacttttaatttctttttcgctTACCTGTCAAAACTTTTTAATTGgtgtctttttctctttttcatttttttcatttccttctttttccttacttacttttttgtttatttattttacattttctaatttcttaataataaaaatgagaaaatccaaaaagtacaaaaaaaaagaagaagaagtaaagGGTAGATTatctaaataaaagtaaaaaaataaaaactacttttaatttctttttcgctTACCTGTCAAAACTTTTTAATTGgtgtctttttctctttttcatttttttcatttccttctttttccttacttacttttttgtttatttattttacattttctaatttcttaataataaaaatgagaaaatccaaaaagtacaaaaaaaagaagaagtaaagGGTAGATTATCTAAAtttataaatactaaaattttatatttataatatttataattaaaaatatgaaattgagtgaattggcaaaaaaaaaatttatttaaagaagTTGTCGacgataaaaatatatttatccgATTATACTTAGGACGTAGACATTGCGAGTGAAAcatgaagaaaattaaaattaacatcATATTTCCTCTAGTAAGTGGTTGTCTTCATATCCTCGATTATATATGAATCATATCATACAGAAATAAAGActcattaaaattaataattttttaattttattttagtactAGAGACatataagaatttttttggataaattattGATGATGCTccattgaaaaattaaaaaaataccgatagaaaaaaagaaagttcCTTGATGATTTTAAAACGaaactttatcaaaataatttcaaaGGAAAAAATCTTCATAGTTCTTTAATGATAATGACAACACAATTTTGTTAAGGATGAACAAGGTCAAAGTTTCatcacatatatatttttctttattagtattatttgttatttttatcaaaaaaagaatATCTCTTGCTAAATgatatgttaaaatattaagtATACATAGTTGTAGTGacaatatcaattttattttgcctcaaattaattttttcaaattaattaaaaaaataaattatattttaataaaatatatgttaaattatattttaaattatacttTATGAAATATTGTCTCGCACATATCCTTGAAGATAATTGTTAGTGAATCTTGAACATTAATGTTAAATTTTGCAGGAATGATGTCGTAATGTAatagttgaaaaatgaaatacaTGTATAAgattataaattatgtttttatgtgaaaattttgtttgatttttcattataatttgattatataaaaatctttaatataaatatgattttgacacttttttccGTAGGttttcactattattttgctgatgtatttttattttttttacttatgaaattatgttttgatttgaccttttattttagtttttgaaattctaaGTATTGCAAATTGTCTTTGACATGAACTTTACTCTCATGTTTGACAGATACTAGGATCGGTACGCAACCACAAATCCTTCTTAAAATCAACGttcttaaaattaaagagttgatAAACTTGTGTGCTTAGACCATCTTttcttaaagaatttttttaatataaaaatcaatctcttaaatattaatttatgattgaaatattagaaaacgactattttataaaataagtaaaataaattataatcgCTCAAAGCGCCACCAAATTCACtagtttattaaaaaattcaaatttattagtGTACTCGTGGCACAAGTTTGTCGTAGTTATAATTACTCCcatgaaaacattaaaaaatcttgAAGGGTATTATGGAGAATCTTGAAAAAAGTGCCTTTTAAGTTTTCATTTGGAAGTtagttatataaataaattttctttataCAAAACgccaaaaaaaatgaaaaaaatatcagaccaactatataataaagtaTAATACAGTAActgatatattaaaataaagggATAAAAAATTGTTCATATCAGATTCACATTCTTCTTCAACTCTGCTTCAAATCTATTAATTTTTCCAATGAATTGCCTTCAGAATCTTCCCaggtatatatatgtattcttttttgtttgaatttaaaCAGTCTCGTACAGAAATGCCTTAAAGTTTCGTTTTTTGTTGgattaatttactttattttttattttcagatCCTCTGGTTTACCACTGAGAAGCTTCACAGGCAATTCAAGAAAGCCTTTTTCCACTGTTGTTTCACTGGTAATGATCATTTATTGATAATTAGATTTGATTGGAaatgttaatttgatttttgtattGTATTAGTGTAATTGGAAGAGAAATTATATAGGGGGTATATCTCCATTTTGGTAGAAATTGACTATACCATATCAAATTACTCGGTACTTGTGCTGGTGGGAGGTATAAGGTACCTGtagaattagtcgaggtgtgtGTAAGTTGTTTGGATACCATATTTGGTAGAAATTGGCTATACCAAATCAAATTACTCGGTACttgtgttggtgggaggtagcaggtaCCTGTAGAATTAGTCAAGGTGTGTAAGTTGTTTGGATACCATGTTTGGTAGAAATTGGCTATACCAAATCAAATTACTCGATACTTgtgctggtgggaggtagcTGGTAGGTAGTtctggaattagtcgaggtgtgtGAAAGTTGATCTAGATACCATATTTGGTAGAAATTGGATATACTAAATCAAATTACTTTCATTAAGACCCAAAGGTGGTGTTCCATTCAGCTTGCAAGGTACCAtataactctgtccaccaagtcTTGGACAGATGAaggaaatcacctagtgtttttgctTTCGCTGGTATTTGAACCGAAAACCTCATAATTTTCaaaccacttcattgaccactagttCACACCCTTCGGTGCTAAAGGAGGGCTGTTTCTTGTGGAGTATTTTACTCAACACTGTGAAGTGGtttaaaatattacttaatGCTTTTAAAGTTAGTTTGATAGAGAAAACATGTTTTCAAAGTTGTGAATGTAGTATATAAATTGAATGGTGTCAAGTTTTTTGGGACATCCGTCATACGAATTGTAATGGCAGGAGTAGTAATTTGTACTTTCTACTGGTTGTGATCAATATTGAACCTTATCAtgcggaaacaacctctctacctcagactccacttgtgggattacactaggtatgttgttgtatcattctcatttcttttttgttcacaGGGGATGACAAAATTTGCTGATCAGCGTCTAAGTACTGTGGCACAGGTAATATTTGAAACAACGATTGATGATTAGATTGTTTGAAGAATTGTAGAAACTGCTGAATTGTTTTACCTATTCACGAGAAGCCGAAGTGTTGctttttgttttcatccatCAACACATCTTTTTGAAGCGACAGTCTCCAAGATTTCTGCTGTCTGATCTAAAAGTTTCTATGAGATAAATGTATAGATTTGGACTCAATCTGGCATTTCATTGCTTTTACAtcttaaaactaatttttcaaGTCCTAATATGGCCGGAAATGGCGAAAAAATTGGAACCTGCTTTCTGCACCTTATTGAAATTGAGTATGTTATACTCCCTCAGTCCCAATCTACGTGAAGGTGTTACTATAGGGGAGTCAAATAGTTTTTTTCTGTGATAACAATTTTCTCGAAATCTTTTGGATCATTAGCTTTATTGACTTGTAGTACTTCTCGTGgagttttcaaaaaatgttAATCCATTTCTGAATTGGCATTCGCTTACTTGCTCTCTTTCTAGGTTGTATCTGGTCCTGAATCTAGTACAGAGAAGGATGAGGAAAAATCCGAAACATACAGTCATGACATGACTGCAGCTATGGGAGCTGGTAAGTCTATCTTCCTAcgcgtttttttttttagttctatgAACTTCATGTTCTTTTACTTTGAGGAGTTTTCTGATGCATACTTTTTCCGACCCGAACAGGAAAGCTGTTAAACTTATTAGTCTCCTTGACTTATCAAAGAAAACTTATTACATAACTACATTACATGCATGTTAGCTAATAGGTTAAGTTATGCGTTATCGTTTTCTACTATTTACTCTTCTTTGTTTCTCCTTCTTGCCTTCCCCTTTGTTGAAGAACATCCTTTCCTTGTGCAAACTGCAAATCCAAGTTTGCTCTATGTAGACATGATTCAGTTATATTAGCGTAACTCTTGGATTATGACATGCACTTTTAGTCAGTAACTAATCAAGAAATGTTTGCACAGTCCTATTGACTAACTAATATGTGTGGCACTGATATCGTCGCTGACTTTCTTAATGCAGTCTTGACTTATAGGCATGACTTAGGAATGAACTACGACTTCATCCGTCCGGATTTGATTGTTGGGTCATGTCTACAGGTAATGCTCGTTTTCTTTAAACATAGTATCcttttcacttctttttctgACTCCAACAAAATGACAGACTCCTGAGGATGTGGACAAGCTTCGGAGCATTGGAGTAAAAACTATATTTTGCTTGCAACAAAATCCAGATCTCGAGTATCCATGAAATATGTCATGATTATTGTTTCATGTCGGATCAACAAATTCATTTCACCCTCAATCTACGATATTCTTTATAAGTCCTTAATTAGTATTTTCTAGATACTTTGGGGTTGATATCAATGCTATTCGTGAATATGCCAACAAATGTGGTGATATTGAACACTTGCGTGCCGAAATAAGGTtagtttaagagaaaaaaacCAGCAGTGACTGTATCTCTATCTCAGTGATTGCCGCTTGCAAGTGAATTGTTGTGCATACAAGTTCAAAAAATTGAACAAGCATCTTGCTTTTGTGGctctataaaattatatataatttctacAATGTGTGATGCATGAGGCATTTCGAAAAGTTAATTCCATGAAGCTAATTCACTAAGTAAGTTTATGCTTGATGAACCAGGGATTTTGATGCATTTGATTTGAGGTTGCGGCTTCCAGCTGTAATAAGCATACTGAACAATGCCATCAATAGAAATGGAGGTGTGACTTACATACACTGCACAGCTGGACTTGGCAGAGCTCCCGCAGTTGCGGTATGTGCTAATGAGTTTCTTTATGTTGTCAGACGGCTGCAATTGCTTTAAAGTAATTGATAGGAGAAGGTTGCTATAACTCTAGCGTAGTCCTTGTTTTTTTCTATTACTATTATGTAACACTTCTATCAACGAACCTGTGCTTTCTACAAAATGATTTCAACTAATCATGTGCAACTTTTTCTTCCTAGGGTATCATATACTCGTGCCTCTTATTTTCATTTACTTGAGTTTGTTCTTTGCTAATCCATAAACAATAATGTCGATGCACTAATATTCATTACTTGTACTTAATGCGAGACCCTAAATATCTTTAGTGTCCTACATCCTCTTCAATATGAAATTTACACTCAATGTCCCTTGGTAATGGACTAATATTAGATTACACGAGCTGTAGACTGTAGTAGTGCAGTGCAGAAGTTTACCGAAATTTCATCATTGTCTGTGGTGCCCTTCTGTGGGCATTGGTCCATGTTCTGCCTTCTTCTAGACCTCAAAGATGTAGGGTGATGATTAGTCGTCTCGGACAATGGACTCTCCGGTGCTTGCAGGCTGCGTACATAGTAGCCTGCATGGGGAAGTGAAAATGCAAGTAGGCAAAGAGGCCATTCAATTGCTGGTCATACTCCAAAAAGAATATCAACCTATTGTATATGTTGAACCGTATATCACCTCATTCAAATGCGTAAGAAGTAAAAGAGCACATTTATTTACTTTCGTATGTCTTCAAACACTCCTCACGTGCCAACTAGATTCCCTTTCGTGGGTCAAGCATATCAAAACTTCTTTTCAATTAAGGATACTAGTTGTTGAACTGAATGATCCACCTTATTGAAAAGTTTAAGTGGTTATAGAGGTACACTTTTGTTTACTTTATGATTTCTTCAGCATGTTTATTGTTTGCTTGGATCAGGAGAATATTAGTTTTTGTGTAACTATTCGTAAGTGCGAGCATTGACATAGCCTGAAGCATTTGCGGCAAAAGTTCTTTCATAATCATTTCGGCAATTTTCCTTGGAAGTCCTCAACGAACTAGGACCTGCAGAATGATACCTAAGATGTTCTTGTTGACTTCACCTTGCTTAGGACTCGTAGCAGTTCTTAGCAGGCATGAGACATTTTTGGTACTGAGGTTTTGCTTGCAAACAAAACCATGTGTTAGTCATGTAGTACTTTAGGAGAAACCGATCTTTGATAATAAATTGCAAACTGTCATATTTCTACAGGTATGCACCtttatgttgttttatttatcaaatttatctTGTAACTTCTTGTTTGAAATAGTATCGTGTACTGAGAAATGCAATCACGATTTGTtggaaatattttatatatttatttaagttaCGTTGTGATTGAACTTACATTCTATTTGGAACTTTGAATTGCAGTTGACATATATGTTCTGGGTTCAAAGCTATAAACTTAGTGAAGCTTTCGATTTACTCATGGTAATTTTCCCTGTTATGCTGTTTATGTAGTTtcactttttgaaaatattattattgctGGATGGGATGGCTTGCTATACCACAAGTGTTCTTTGAGAATATTTACTGTGAATAATTGTCCTTGAGGAAGAAGAGTTTGTCTTCTTGGGTCCAGTAGGCAGTAGCCAAACTTATtctatgtttatgttttatttttcaactcAAACTGGATTTTGCGTATCTTGACCATATCTTCTTGCAGAGCAAACGCTCCTGCTTTCCGAAACTTGATGCCATCAAAAGTGCCACAGCAGACGTTGTGAGTTCTATTGTTGTTTTAACAATTTATCATTCCCATATTTACCTTATGGCTTTTGGTGTTGGCGTGGGATGCATGGCAATATATATTGCACTTCATCATTTGACAaagtgaatttgaaatttgacggAGTATCTTCCTGTTTAAAGCTTACAGGCCTTAAAAAGATGCCCGTCACGTTGACATGGCATGGTGATAATTGTACTACAGTGGAAATATCTGGGCTTGATATTGGCTGGGGCGAGGTAATATTCAAGTCTCACAATGGTACTCCAGTAGTTATTTTCTTCAGAATGTTTTACGTTTTTTTCAGCTGACCATAATATGCTGAAGttcatcattttcaaatttCGACTGTCAGTTTCCCGTAACATGATATGTAAACTTTAGTTGAGCACTAGAATAGACTGCTATAGCTTTATAATGAAGTCATAATTatattacaataataatattatcaaaGATCAATGCACTGTTTACAGGTAGAATTATTCTATGAAATCACACTTCCTGTCTTCGATTTCATAAGAGCTCTTACTACTTGGGAAAATACAGTCTGGGATAAGAACAACGGTTTCCGTTGTTGTAGCGTTTCATTGCCTTTTACATGTTCTTAAAGATGGTTCATGAAATATTCTTCTCACGTTGATGCAATTCTGCTTTATTTCATGCTTAATATTAGAGCTTTAAGAACGTTATAATGTTTTTCAGAGAACACCTTTAAAGTTTGACGAGGATCAAGGTTTGTGGACTCTCCAGAAGGATTTGCATGTAAGTATGTTGTTTTAGGCTTGCAATTGTTTCGTCCTTTTTCTTTCAATGATGGAAATTGTCGAGAAGCTAGtaaagttgttgccttgtgatcagGAGTTCGGAAACAGTCTCTTGCAGAAATGCAGGGTAAGGCTAATTCCGTAAAGGATGTCATCCTAATGTCGTCTTTATTTACAGGAAGGAAAATATGAATACAAGTACATTGTTGACGGTGAATGGATATGCAACGAGTTTGAGCCGATCACTTCTCCCAACAAAGATGGACATGTCAACAACTATGTAGAGGTAAGAAACTGACTTTTCATGGTTTGGAGAGAAAGGTTCTATGTCTTCCTCTGTTTCGTCCTAGTTATGCTTTCTTCCGAGGAACAATACATTAACGCGAATCACTGACCAAATACATATGTTGCAACGATGAGGGCGTTTAGCCTTTATGTCTAATTTTTACCCTGAATCTAGAGTAACGATTCTTTGGCTTCACGGTTATCATCTCTTACCTCTAACGTTCAACTTGGACGTGCCAACAGGTTCTTGACGAAAATCCAGACAACATCACTAGTGCAGCAGTACGAAAGAGGCTCACCGGTGATGACCCTGATCTTACCTCAGACGAAaggctcataatcgaacaattTCTCGAAGCTTATGCAGACGTAGAATGAAGGAATACTTATTACTTACTATACACTTAATAATTGTAAGCAAAGCCAATAATCTGCTATATAACTCATGCAGTTGTAATCAGTATGCAGTTTTACATTTGGGTTTCTACTTCCTTGACGCTTCATTAAATCCGCGTCCGAAAAAGTCACATACATTACTTAACTGAGGTAACTTCATCCACAGAGCTCGAACCTGAGTTAAGGATAGATGAGTACTAGTACCCTCTACCACAATTTTTGGTATTTAAAGCCCACTGTTCTTCTAAATCTTGGCAAAAAGTATAATATTTGGCCTCTATTcgtttttacttgtccactttggACTTGCACTTTGTAAGAAACAATTATTAATATGAGTATTTTActataatattcatattaattgatacaTAGTTTTAgatcttgaaaaatgatttgcgACGAAACAAGTAATGTTGACGATAGTCACGgtacaatagaaaaaaaaaatctttttgatatattaaaaataacaagtaaaaataaaatactttttgagaGAGA
Coding sequences within:
- the LOC125844713 gene encoding phosphoglucan phosphatase DSP4, amyloplastic, with the protein product MNCLQNLPRSSGLPLRSFTGNSRKPFSTVVSLGMTKFADQRLSTVAQVVSGPESSTEKDEEKSETYSHDMTAAMGAVLTYRHDLGMNYDFIRPDLIVGSCLQTPEDVDKLRSIGVKTIFCLQQNPDLEYFGVDINAIREYANKCGDIEHLRAEIRDFDAFDLRLRLPAVISILNNAINRNGGVTYIHCTAGLGRAPAVALTYMFWVQSYKLSEAFDLLMSKRSCFPKLDAIKSATADVLTGLKKMPVTLTWHGDNCTTVEISGLDIGWGERTPLKFDEDQGLWTLQKDLHEGKYEYKYIVDGEWICNEFEPITSPNKDGHVNNYVEVLDENPDNITSAAVRKRLTGDDPDLTSDERLIIEQFLEAYADVE